Genomic window (Dictyoglomus thermophilum H-6-12):
ATTTTTGCTAAAAACCATGATGGGTGGATAACCCCTAATGCGATTATAAATAAAATTAAAAGTCTTACCCCCAATAGTGACCATCTTATACTTTTGCTTTCTGAGATTGTAAGATTTCTTTCTGATGAAGAGTTCTTTAGTTTTTTTAGTGGTTTGATGAGTATAGAAAATTTGGATATATCCTATTACCGGAGACGTTTATATATTCCCTTGGTAGGTATTACTCAAAGATTTATAAATATCTTTTGGGATAAGTATAATAGAAGAGAAGAATTTAGCCCAGTATGGCAGATTTTAGGAAATAAAGACAGGTATAATTTATTCCTGGTGAGTTTTGACTTTGAGGTAAATCCTGAAGAATTCACACTAATTAATTCTTCAAAGGATTTTTTAGATCTATGGAAGAAGCCGAATATAAATAATAAGTTAATTTCTAAATCAAAAACTCTTTGGTGTTTTTCTTCAAAAGTTTTTAGCGATGAATTTTTTGAAATAACAAGGATCAACAATATAAAAGAATACTTATCAGAGGTTCTAAAAATTAAAGTTCCTTTTTCTTATAAAGATGAAGATGAAAACTTCTGGAAAATCTTACTTAGGGAATTAGAAAATAGGAAATTACATAACCTTTATGATTTCATAGGAGAGTACCTTAATATAAAGAGGTTAGAAACAGAAAATCCTATATCTTTATGGATTAAAAAAGAGAGTGATTTTTCGCACTGGCTTATTAAAAATTACTATCTTTCTGATCCTAACTTTGAGAACGCTTATATAAGAGAAGTGGTTTCTTCTATAAGAGGTTATGATTTTAGGGATTTTCTTGAGAATTATTTTTTTAAAATTTTCGATAAAAAGTTTTCTTCCGATGTGTTTGATGAAAGAAGAAAAGTTCTTCGAGAGTTTTACTTAGAAAAAAAGGATATGGACTTTAAATTCCTTGAGAATCCTTTAGAAGAAAGATTTGGTTTATTAACTAAAGAGGAAATTCCTAAATACCTTACAGGTATCACTTTCTTTGAGAAAAAATGGATTGTAGAAAATTTAGATTTAGTAAAGAATTTGAAGAATGTTTATCCAGAATTAGAATTCTATTTAAGAGATTTAAGCTTTAATAATTTGGCAGAAGAAAACTTATGGCTCAAAGATTATTTCAAAGAATATCGTATTTCTAGAATAAAAAATAGTCCTTCTGAAAAACTTATTGAGATAATCTCTAATAAAAATATTAATTTAGATACTCTTTACAAATGCTATCATTCCTTTGAGGAAGTAGATAAATTGATAGAAGATGAAGATGAAAAAATATGGATTGATGGATTAGGAGTAGAGTTTTTACCTCTTGTAGTCTCACTCCTCGAAGAAAAGAAATATTACGTAGATTTTAGAATTGCGATATCTAATCCTTTTTTAAATGATAGGTTTAATGATTTTGAAAATATGGAGAGAATATCACTTTTGGATGATTTTAACCAGAGCAATGGGTATAAATATCCCGAAAATTTAATAGTAGAGATAGAAATTGTAAGAAAAGTAGTGGATAAAATTTCTGAGTTTAGGGATAGATTTGTAATATTTTCCAATCGAGGTTTTAGAAGTTTTACTTATGAATTTAACAAAGAAGATCTGGTTGATAGTTTTCAGGAAAAGTCAGCTCCTGAAGAGGTTTTAATTCCTGTAATATATGCATCTAAAAGGTCTTGGGAGGATATAGTTTACAAGATCACGCTCCTTGATGAGGTAATTTCTTATAGAAAACCGATTTTGAGATTTAAGGTTAAGCCTAAGCCTAAAAATAGAATTTCTATAAGATGTAAAGATAGGGAATTAACAGTCAGTTATGATGGCGTAAATGATTTATATGAGGTAGATTTTTCTAAATTCAAACCAGGAGAGTATAAAATTACCATTATTATTGGGGCTTGGGAGGAGACTAAGATTATTACTTTGAAAGGAGGTTTCAAAGAAAGAGATATATTATGAGGGAGTTAAAACCTTTAGATTTTAAGATTAAAAGAGTATTTCCTCAGGAATCGGTTTTGAAGAAGAAAGAGGTTTACAGTGTATTTCATGGAAAAAATATTCCCTCTTTTATCAAGGATTGGTTGGTTAAGAAATTCACTGGAGAGGATGATGTAGTTGATTTAGATAATCTTATGGATTACATGAATAAGCATATTCCCCAAAAAGAGTCCGAGAAGACTTTTAAAGGAAGAATTATGTATGATAAAGGTGTACATAGAGTTCTTACAAGGATTGTGGTAGAGCCAGATGTGAATGAGGGGATTTTTAGATTTTCTATTCCCGATTTAGGAATTACCTTTAGAGAAGGTAGAGTGTCAGAGCATCTCTTGGAGGAGCATAATGAGCTTAAGGGAGGAGAAGTTTGGGGAATTTTTACTTTAACTTATGTTCCTAAAGATGCTTTAGATGAAAAAGGGTTCATTGAGTTAGTAGATTATGAACCCTTCAAACCTTACGAAGTGGATTTAGAGTACTTTAGAGAGGGAAGGAAAGAATTTACTCTTGAAGAGTGGATTGATGTATTAATAAGAGCCATGGAATATAATCCTGATGGTTTTGCGGATTTAGAACAAAAGTTACTCTTTATTTCAAGACTTTTGATATTTGTTGAACCCCGATTAAATATGATAGAGCTTTCTCCTAAAGGAACTGGTAAGTCCTATATATTTAATAATTTAAGTAAATATGGTTGGTGTGTAAGTGGGGGAATCGTTACTAGAGCCAAAATGTTCTATGATATGAAAAGAAACGTTTTTGGATTCATAACTAAGTATGATTTTGTGGCTTTAGATGAAGTGCAAACAATAACTTTTTCCAACGATGATGAAATGAAAGGAGCATTAAAAAATTATCTGGAATTTGGCAAATTTACCGTTGCAAATGTTACCGGTATTTCTAATGCAGGTTTGATGTTACTTGGAAATATTCTTTTAGATTCAAATATGCAACCTATAAACAGAAGTTATTTTGAAGAACTTCCTGAAATTTTCCGAGAGTCAGCCTTGCTGGACAGATTCCATGGCTTTATCGAAGGGTGGAAATTGCCAAGAATTAACGAAGATATGAAAGTGCAAGGATATACTCTAAATGTAGAGTACTTTTCTGAAATACTTCACATTTTAAGGGATTGTCCAGAATTTTCTGCTATAGTAGAAGATCTTATAAATATACCTCCTAAGGCAGATACGAGAGATGTCAATGCTATAAAAAGGCTTTCTTCTGCTTATTTGAGATTACTATTTCCTCATGTTAGAAGGCCTGGTGATATTAGTAAGGAGGATTTTGAGAGATTTTGTTTAAAACCTGCTATTGAGAAAAGAGGAATAATTAGAAGACAATTACATATTTTGGATCAAGAATACAAAGAAGAATTACCAGATATAGGGGTGAGATAAAAATGTCATATGATTTTTATGAGGATGAACTTTTTGAAAAGATAGAAGAAATTCTTAAAGGAGAGGATAAGATAGAGGAATCAACTCTGACAAATTTTGGAAAAGATCAATTCTATAAAATTGTTGAGATGCTCACTGAGGAACTTGAGAAAATGTCACGTGATATTAACAATCTCTCTAAAAGGGTAGAGTATTTGAAGGAAAAGCTCAAAAAGGTTTTATCTTATAAGGGAGAATATAAACCTATTGAGAAAGAAAGAAATGTAGGAAAAAGACCTTCAAGAGGTTTAGCAACACCAAAAGAAGAATATTATATCCCTATTCTTGAAAGTCTTTACGAGTTAGGTGGAAGGGGAACTATTGGAGAAGTTCTTGATAGAGTTGGAGAAAAGATGAAATATGTCTTGAACGAATATGATTATGAGTTTCTGCAATCTGGTAATATTCGTTGGAGGAATCGTGCTCAATGGACAAGGCTTGAACTTGTTCACCAAGGTTTGTTAAAGAATAACTCTCCTAATGGGGTCTGGGAGCTTTCTGAGAAAGGATATAAATTTTTAATGGAGAAAAAGAAGAGTGGTTCTTAGCCATGCCTGATTATGATTTTTATGAAGAGGAGCTTTTTAGCAGGGTAGAGGAGCTTTTAAAGGAATTAGAGGCCAAAGAGGAAGCTGATTTAGAGAAAGCGTCGAGGAAGGGAGAGAAAAAAGATTATAGAGTAAGGATAAAGAAGTTTAAGTTTTCTCGTCGCTATACACCTTTAGAGGAATTGCATATAGAGGAGAGCGAAGAAGTTTCTGATCATTATGAGTACTTTGAGGAAGAAAATATTTATGCTATTCAGGATTTAATTGAGGATCCAAGAAGCATAGAAGAGACAATAGAGCAAATAGATATTAGAAGAGAGATTGAGAGGGCACTTGATGCCCTCTCAGAAAGGGAAAGAGAGATATTAAAATGGAGATATGGTTTTAAAGATGGGAAGCCAAGAACTTTAGAAGAAGTTGGTAAATTATTTAATATAACAAGGGAGAGAGTTAGACAAATTGAAGAGAGAGCCCTACGTAAGTTAAGACACATTTTACAGCAAAGAGATGTATGGTAAGAAAATTAACTATAAAACTTTTCTCTCATCTCATCCATATTTATTACTTTATTATTTAATCTTGCTTCCTCAGAGGCAAAAGCCATAAGATGACTTTCTATAGATTCTTCAATATTTGAAAGAGTTTCTTCTTTTTCTCCCTTGAGTACTTTTACGAATTCTTCCATTATTCCTTCGTCGCCTCCTGCATGCCCTACTAAGTCTTTAAAGGGTAGGCTAAGATTAATCAATTCTTCTCCCTTTCCAAACTTTTGGATATGAATTTTATTCTCG
Coding sequences:
- a CDS encoding sigma-70 family RNA polymerase sigma factor, coding for MHIEESEEVSDHYEYFEEENIYAIQDLIEDPRSIEETIEQIDIRREIERALDALSEREREILKWRYGFKDGKPRTLEEVGKLFNITRERVRQIEERALRKLRHILQQRDVW
- the pglZ gene encoding BREX-4 system phosphatase PglZ; the encoded protein is MISVLHKEEFRDKVEEDKENRIPSYCRFPVRFILLENFEDLRDVVENFKDKANIFDITDLEIFAKNHDGWITPNAIINKIKSLTPNSDHLILLLSEIVRFLSDEEFFSFFSGLMSIENLDISYYRRRLYIPLVGITQRFINIFWDKYNRREEFSPVWQILGNKDRYNLFLVSFDFEVNPEEFTLINSSKDFLDLWKKPNINNKLISKSKTLWCFSSKVFSDEFFEITRINNIKEYLSEVLKIKVPFSYKDEDENFWKILLRELENRKLHNLYDFIGEYLNIKRLETENPISLWIKKESDFSHWLIKNYYLSDPNFENAYIREVVSSIRGYDFRDFLENYFFKIFDKKFSSDVFDERRKVLREFYLEKKDMDFKFLENPLEERFGLLTKEEIPKYLTGITFFEKKWIVENLDLVKNLKNVYPELEFYLRDLSFNNLAEENLWLKDYFKEYRISRIKNSPSEKLIEIISNKNINLDTLYKCYHSFEEVDKLIEDEDEKIWIDGLGVEFLPLVVSLLEEKKYYVDFRIAISNPFLNDRFNDFENMERISLLDDFNQSNGYKYPENLIVEIEIVRKVVDKISEFRDRFVIFSNRGFRSFTYEFNKEDLVDSFQEKSAPEEVLIPVIYASKRSWEDIVYKITLLDEVISYRKPILRFKVKPKPKNRISIRCKDRELTVSYDGVNDLYEVDFSKFKPGEYKITIIIGAWEETKIITLKGGFKERDIL
- a CDS encoding winged helix-turn-helix domain-containing protein: MSYDFYEDELFEKIEEILKGEDKIEESTLTNFGKDQFYKIVEMLTEELEKMSRDINNLSKRVEYLKEKLKKVLSYKGEYKPIEKERNVGKRPSRGLATPKEEYYIPILESLYELGGRGTIGEVLDRVGEKMKYVLNEYDYEFLQSGNIRWRNRAQWTRLELVHQGLLKNNSPNGVWELSEKGYKFLMEKKKSGS
- the brxL gene encoding BREX system Lon protease-like protein BrxL; translation: MRELKPLDFKIKRVFPQESVLKKKEVYSVFHGKNIPSFIKDWLVKKFTGEDDVVDLDNLMDYMNKHIPQKESEKTFKGRIMYDKGVHRVLTRIVVEPDVNEGIFRFSIPDLGITFREGRVSEHLLEEHNELKGGEVWGIFTLTYVPKDALDEKGFIELVDYEPFKPYEVDLEYFREGRKEFTLEEWIDVLIRAMEYNPDGFADLEQKLLFISRLLIFVEPRLNMIELSPKGTGKSYIFNNLSKYGWCVSGGIVTRAKMFYDMKRNVFGFITKYDFVALDEVQTITFSNDDEMKGALKNYLEFGKFTVANVTGISNAGLMLLGNILLDSNMQPINRSYFEELPEIFRESALLDRFHGFIEGWKLPRINEDMKVQGYTLNVEYFSEILHILRDCPEFSAIVEDLINIPPKADTRDVNAIKRLSSAYLRLLFPHVRRPGDISKEDFERFCLKPAIEKRGIIRRQLHILDQEYKEELPDIGVR